A single window of Dermacentor albipictus isolate Rhodes 1998 colony chromosome 1, USDA_Dalb.pri_finalv2, whole genome shotgun sequence DNA harbors:
- the LOC139060188 gene encoding SH2 domain-containing protein 4A-like isoform X2: MLQQILRDMYIDPQLLAELDDEQKHILFCKMREEQVRRWEQREKELTFNNKKNGTTSNSSKPGSKRVDFLLGSDGKPWTWVMGEHPEDSSIEEILEKETKEKARIQAAQETLQFRNQEEQTQKQQWQEQQQQKQDQQQQELQWQQQQQQQQQQEEQQQQQQQIQQQQKEIVVLPATPSPPPEIPKDCIEEVVRLRRKKKPLEGCFSLEKEVAALLQDSVVATSRVATVDRNTWLSQKQQEIRNREESLKQMMEQRSQEIYQEIKAQQRKSFEAAERESMVQEELWIEQEKKAKEVEKQIREIARIAREEHKRALHLGNGRMVSSVDARDPMVVTSPNGKPPVPPKVVPPPLPTTPPPNLVINGTSNGSIKNGITTSTISTTTTTTIGSPTSVMPSHATSRSKDAELFSRADIIQWFLKEEYPQGAVTDHNGNNPAVWFHGFIGRPESEQLLQRHGGAAAGAFLVRVHERIKGYVISYWAGDRCKHYLIDASLGHCQFFGSNQLVFPRLRDLIWHHTTNPITALGQEQLLDPCPRNNSNNLFSLLPTLGQ; this comes from the exons ATGCTCCAGCAAATCCTACGGGACATGTACATTGACCCCCAGCTGCTGGCTGAGCTGGATGATGAGCAGAAGCACATCCTCTTCTGCAAGATGCGGGAGGAGCAAGTGCGGCGTTGGGAGCAGCGTGAAAAGGAGCTTACCTTCAACAATAAGAAGAACGGCAccactagcaatagcagcaagcCTG GAAGCAAACGTGTGGACTTCCTTTTGGGTTCTGATGGTAAGCCATGGACTTGGGTGATGGGTGAACATCCTGAAGACTCCAGCATTGAGGAGATCCTAGAGAAGGAGACCAAGGAGAAGGCTCGCATTCAGGCAGCCCAGGAAACGCTCCAGTTCAG AAATCAAGaggagcagacacagaaacaacAGTGGCAGGAGCAACAGCAACAGAAGCAGgaccagcagcagcaggagctgcagtggcaacaacagcaacaacagcagcagcaacaggaggagcaacaacagcagcaacaacaaatacagcaacaGCAAAAAGAAATAGTGGTGCTGCCAGCAACACCTTCGCCTCCACCAGAGATTCCAAAAGACTGCATAGAGGAGGTGGTGCGGCTGCGGCGCAAAAAGAAGCCCCTGGAAGGCTGCTTCTCTCTGGAGAAGGAAGTGGCTGCCCTGCTGCAGGACTCGGTGGTTGCCACATCGCGGGTTGCCACAGTTGATCGCAACACATGGCTCTCCCAGAAGCAGCAAGAAATCAGA AATCGGGAGGAGAGCCTGAAACAGATGATGGAGCAGCGGTCACAGGAGATATATCAAGAGATCAAGGCACAACAGCGCAAAAGCTTTGAAGCTGCTGAGCGCGAGAGCATGGTCCAAGAGGAGCTTTGGATTGAGCAAG agaagaaagcaaaagaagTGGAGAAGCAGATTCGCGAGATAGCACGCATTGCCCGTGAAGAGCACAAGAGGGCGCTGCACCTCGGCAATGGCAGGATGGTGTCTTCAGTTGATGCGAGAGACCCCATGGTCGTGACAAGCCCGAACGGAAAGCCTCCCGTTCCCCCCAAAGTGGTGCCCCCACCCCTTCCTACCACACCTCCACCAAATCTTGTGATAAATGGCACTAGCAATGGCTCCATCAAGAATGGCATTACCACCAGCACCATAAGCACAACTACCACTACCACTATTGGGAGTCCCACCTCAGTCATGCCTTCTCATGCCACATCCAG GAGCAAGGATGCTGAGCTGTTCAGTCGGGCCGACATAATCCAATGGTTCCTGAAGGAGGAGTACCCACAAGGTGCTGTGACTGACCACAATGGCAACAACCCTGCTGTCTGGTTCCATG GTTTCATTGGGCGCCCAGAGTCGGAACAGCTCTTGCAGAGGCATGGCGGGGCGGCAGCAGGTGCATTCCTTGTGCGGGTTCATGAGCGCATCAAGGGCTACGTCATCTCGTACTGGGCTGGGGACCGCTGCAAGCACTACCTCATTGATGCCTCACTCGGACATTGCCAGTTCTTTGGCTCCAATCAACTTGTCTTTCCCCGGCTCAGGGACCTGATATGGCACCACACT ACAAACCCGATCACAGCTTTGGGACAAGAACAGCTGCTCGACCCTTGTCCccgcaacaacagcaacaacttATTCTCACTGCTGCCCACTCTTGGCCAGTGA
- the LOC139060188 gene encoding SH2 domain-containing protein 4A-like isoform X1: MIVVTHFGKPMTRKKGVKMLQQILRDMYIDPQLLAELDDEQKHILFCKMREEQVRRWEQREKELTFNNKKNGTTSNSSKPGSKRVDFLLGSDGKPWTWVMGEHPEDSSIEEILEKETKEKARIQAAQETLQFRNQEEQTQKQQWQEQQQQKQDQQQQELQWQQQQQQQQQQEEQQQQQQQIQQQQKEIVVLPATPSPPPEIPKDCIEEVVRLRRKKKPLEGCFSLEKEVAALLQDSVVATSRVATVDRNTWLSQKQQEIRNREESLKQMMEQRSQEIYQEIKAQQRKSFEAAERESMVQEELWIEQEKKAKEVEKQIREIARIAREEHKRALHLGNGRMVSSVDARDPMVVTSPNGKPPVPPKVVPPPLPTTPPPNLVINGTSNGSIKNGITTSTISTTTTTTIGSPTSVMPSHATSRSKDAELFSRADIIQWFLKEEYPQGAVTDHNGNNPAVWFHGFIGRPESEQLLQRHGGAAAGAFLVRVHERIKGYVISYWAGDRCKHYLIDASLGHCQFFGSNQLVFPRLRDLIWHHTTNPITALGQEQLLDPCPRNNSNNLFSLLPTLGQ; encoded by the exons GTGTCAAAATGCTCCAGCAAATCCTACGGGACATGTACATTGACCCCCAGCTGCTGGCTGAGCTGGATGATGAGCAGAAGCACATCCTCTTCTGCAAGATGCGGGAGGAGCAAGTGCGGCGTTGGGAGCAGCGTGAAAAGGAGCTTACCTTCAACAATAAGAAGAACGGCAccactagcaatagcagcaagcCTG GAAGCAAACGTGTGGACTTCCTTTTGGGTTCTGATGGTAAGCCATGGACTTGGGTGATGGGTGAACATCCTGAAGACTCCAGCATTGAGGAGATCCTAGAGAAGGAGACCAAGGAGAAGGCTCGCATTCAGGCAGCCCAGGAAACGCTCCAGTTCAG AAATCAAGaggagcagacacagaaacaacAGTGGCAGGAGCAACAGCAACAGAAGCAGgaccagcagcagcaggagctgcagtggcaacaacagcaacaacagcagcagcaacaggaggagcaacaacagcagcaacaacaaatacagcaacaGCAAAAAGAAATAGTGGTGCTGCCAGCAACACCTTCGCCTCCACCAGAGATTCCAAAAGACTGCATAGAGGAGGTGGTGCGGCTGCGGCGCAAAAAGAAGCCCCTGGAAGGCTGCTTCTCTCTGGAGAAGGAAGTGGCTGCCCTGCTGCAGGACTCGGTGGTTGCCACATCGCGGGTTGCCACAGTTGATCGCAACACATGGCTCTCCCAGAAGCAGCAAGAAATCAGA AATCGGGAGGAGAGCCTGAAACAGATGATGGAGCAGCGGTCACAGGAGATATATCAAGAGATCAAGGCACAACAGCGCAAAAGCTTTGAAGCTGCTGAGCGCGAGAGCATGGTCCAAGAGGAGCTTTGGATTGAGCAAG agaagaaagcaaaagaagTGGAGAAGCAGATTCGCGAGATAGCACGCATTGCCCGTGAAGAGCACAAGAGGGCGCTGCACCTCGGCAATGGCAGGATGGTGTCTTCAGTTGATGCGAGAGACCCCATGGTCGTGACAAGCCCGAACGGAAAGCCTCCCGTTCCCCCCAAAGTGGTGCCCCCACCCCTTCCTACCACACCTCCACCAAATCTTGTGATAAATGGCACTAGCAATGGCTCCATCAAGAATGGCATTACCACCAGCACCATAAGCACAACTACCACTACCACTATTGGGAGTCCCACCTCAGTCATGCCTTCTCATGCCACATCCAG GAGCAAGGATGCTGAGCTGTTCAGTCGGGCCGACATAATCCAATGGTTCCTGAAGGAGGAGTACCCACAAGGTGCTGTGACTGACCACAATGGCAACAACCCTGCTGTCTGGTTCCATG GTTTCATTGGGCGCCCAGAGTCGGAACAGCTCTTGCAGAGGCATGGCGGGGCGGCAGCAGGTGCATTCCTTGTGCGGGTTCATGAGCGCATCAAGGGCTACGTCATCTCGTACTGGGCTGGGGACCGCTGCAAGCACTACCTCATTGATGCCTCACTCGGACATTGCCAGTTCTTTGGCTCCAATCAACTTGTCTTTCCCCGGCTCAGGGACCTGATATGGCACCACACT ACAAACCCGATCACAGCTTTGGGACAAGAACAGCTGCTCGACCCTTGTCCccgcaacaacagcaacaacttATTCTCACTGCTGCCCACTCTTGGCCAGTGA